A region of the Corynebacterium renale genome:
GTGCACTCCTTCTCAATGCCACGAATCTGCTCGTAGAGGCTCCACGCCGTATCTGCGGATGCGGTCAGCGGGCAGGTACGTACGGAAAGATATCCGCCGCCGCGCAAGGGGGTGACGGTTGCCAGCACGTCGTAGGGGCTGCCGTCTGCTGCTGCGTTGCGCACGTACGCGGCGAACGGCTTGCCCGCTTTAAGGGTGGCCCACATGGCGTGGAAGGCGCCGGCTGGCATGAAATCATTACGGATAATGTTGTGCGGCGCCCCGACGAGCTCCTCCCGGGAGTGTTGGGACAGCCGGACGAACACGTCGTTGGCTAGCTCAATATGTCCTTTTTCATCAGTGGTGGAGAAGAACACATCATCTACGCCAACTGGGTTGTTCGCTGCCACGGGGCTGCTCCTCACATTCATACCTAAGAATTTGCTTACTAGAGCTTAAACATTCAGCCCTAATAGAACAACCGGCGGACATAGCTTTATGCTATGCCCGCCGGTCAAAGGTGGTGCTCCGCGCGAACTAGCGGCGCGCACTACCCCCTAACGGAGTACGTTGAGTTCTACCTTCTGGAAACTCTTCACGTCCGTGTAACCACACTTTGCCATCGCGCGACGCAGCCCGCCCACAATGTTGTGGCGACCCATCGGGTCCGCGGACGGCCCGTGCAGAATGACCTCGAGTGGTGCCAGGTCGAAACCAAAGTCATTGGTTTCCACCCAACCGCGCGGGTACCGCGGGTGTGCGGCAGCGGTCGGCCAGTAGGCACCCTTGCCGGCAGCCTCGTTAGCAGTGGAGAGCAACGCGCCCAGCATGACGGCGTCCGCACCGCAGGCTAGTGCCTTAACGACGTCGCCGGAAGTGTAGAACTCGTCATCGGCGATGATGTGCACGTAGCGGCCTTCGGTTTCATCCAAGTATTCGCGGCGCGCGGCAGCAACATCGGCGATAGCGGTGGCTAGCGGGGTTTCGATGCCCAACGCGATGTCGTTGGTGTTTGCGCCACCGCCAACGATCACGCCCACGGCACCAGTGCGCATCATGTGCAATGCGGTGGTGTAGTCGGTGACGCCACCAGCAATCACCGGTACGTCAAGCTTGCCGATGAAGTCCTTCAGGTTGAGCGCCTCGCCGGTGCTGTCCACGTGCTCCGCGGAGGTCACGGTGCCCTGGATAATCAGGAGTTCCGCACCCGCCTTAATCACTGGCTCGGCCAGCTCGCGAGCGTGCTGCGGGCTGACGCGCACGGCAACGGTCACACCGGATTCACGGACCTGCTGGATACGTTCGGTCAGAAGGTCAAGGTCCAGTGGTGCGGCGTGGAGTTCCTGCAGCACCTTGTTGGATTCGGAACCTTCACGTTCGTTCTGGGCGGCCTCGAGGACCTGCGCAATCGCTGCGTCCAAGTCGCGGTGGCGTCCCCACAAGCCCTCGGCGTTAATCACGCCTAGGCCACCTTGCTTGCCCATCTCGATGACGAACTCTGGGGATGCCAAGGCGTCGGTTGGGTGGCTGATGAGTGGGATGTCGAACCGGTAGGCGTCGATATGCCAGGTTGTGTCTACGTCCTTCGAGGAACGGGTACGGCGGTTCGGCACGATGGAAATGTCGGATAGGCCGTAGACGCGGCGGGCACGTTTGTTGAGTCCAATATCAACGTAATCACGCATGGTGTTCTCCTGCGATTAGCGGTAGTTAGGTGCTTCGACAGTCTGGGTGATGTCGTGCGGGTGGGATTCCTTCAGTCCAGCGGCGGTGATCTGGACGAAGCGCTTGGTCTGCAGTTCAGCGATGTTTGCGGAACCGGTGTAGCCCATCGCAGCACGCAGGCCACCGACCATCTGGTGGGTGATTGCGTCGATGGAACCACGGAATGGGACGCGGCCTTCAATGCCCTCTGGGACCAGCTTGTCCTCACTCTTCACGTCTGCCTGGAAGTAGCGGTCCTTGGAGTAGGAGCGCTTCTCACCGGTGAGGCCACGGCCTTGCATAGCGCCCATGGAGCCCATGCCACGGTAGCGCTTGTACTGCTTACCGCCGACGACCACGATGTCGCCAGGTGCCTCGGCGGTGCCGGCGAGCATGGAACCCAGCATGACGGTGTCCGCACCAGCAGCCAGCGCCTTAGCGATGTCGCCAGAGAACTGCATGCCACCGTCAGCGATGACTGGAACGCCAGCTGCCTTGGCAGGCACGGATGCTTCCAGGATGGACGTAATCTGCGGGGCGCCCACGCCAGCAACAACGCGGGTGGTGCAAATCGAACCTGGGCCAATACCAACCTTGATGGCGTCGGCACCAGCGTCGATCATGGCTTTCGCGGCCTCGCGGGTAGCCAGGTTGCCGCCAATAATGTCCACGCGGTCACCGAAATCCTTCTGGACGCGCGACACCATCTCGAGAACACGGTTGTTGTGTGCATGTGCGGAGTCCACGACAAGGACGTCCACGCCGGCGTCGACAAGCATGCCAGCACGCTCGTAGGACTCCTCACCAGTGCCGATACCCGCAGCCACCAACAGGCGACCAGACGCATCCTTCGACGCGTTCGGGTACTGCTCCGTCTTGACGAAGTCCTTCACAGTAATAAGGCCGACCAGCTTATTCTGCTTATCGACGATCGGAAGTTTCTCCACCTTATTCGCAGAAAGCAGCGCCAACGCCTCGTCCTTAGTGACGCCCTCATGAGCCACTACGAGCGGCATACTCGTCATCACCTCAGAGACCACGCGGTTGACGTCCGGTTCGAAACGCATATCACGGTTGGTACAAATGCCCAGCAGGACACCATCGCCATCGACGACAGGCAGACCCGAAATGCGGTAGCGGGCGCACAGTGCGTCTACCTCACCAATGGTCATGTCGGGGGTACACGTAACGGGGTCGGTGACCATTCCGGATTCGGAACGCTTCACGATCTCCACCTGCTCAGCCTGCTCCTGCGAGGACAGGTTGCGGTGCAGCACACCAATACCACCCTGGCGGGCCATCGCGATAGCCATGCGGGACTCCGTCACGGTGTCCATCGCAGCCGACGCAATCGGAATACCCAGCCGAATATTACGGGTGAACTGCGAAGACGTCTCTACCTCGGACGGGACGATATTCGATTCTGCCGGGAGCAGCAGCACATCATCAAACGTCAGCCCATTGAGAATGATCTTGTTCGGGTCGTCCCCACCGGTGTGTACGCGCCCGTCCTGTCCTGCCATTGCCATACTCTCTCCTAAGATTTCCGCACGGAAAAGTCCTCACGTGGTGACTTATTGCCATAACTTTACATCCGAACCCAGACACTGGGCAGACGGGGTTAATAACCATCGCCCGAATGATGGACTAGTATCGCGGGCATGTATAACGAGCTGCCACCAGACCCATTCGCCAATGACCCCAATGATCCGGCGAATCTGTTTGATGACTTTTCCGAACCAGCAGCTCCCCCACTGACCCCCGAAGATTTCCTGGCCCTGCACAACGATCTGCAATCCGTGGCTGAATTTAAAAAGCTGCTGCGCCCCCGCGGGATCGAAGGCGTCTTCTTCTACTGCGAGGACTGCGAAGAAGTCCACTACTTCGACTGGGACATCATCGAATCAAATCTCAAGGCCACCATCGCGAATAGCCTGGCCCCCGTCCACGAGCCGAGCGTAGAACCGGACCCCAACCGATACGTGCCCTGGGACTATGCCCTGGGTTACCTGCACGGCCTGCAGGACACGAACTAAACAATAAAGCTCGCACACAGTTCACTACAGTGCGCGAGCTCTTTTTATTCCCCTGCCGGTGATTGTTCTGCCGGTGCAGGCGCCGCCGGGGACGGGACGTCCGGAGCAGGCTGCGTCGGCGTGGCCGTCGGGCTCGCGGACGGGCTGGTCTGCGGCCGCGGTGCTGGCGTACTCGAGGCTGGCGCTGGCTGCGGCGCCGGCGATGGGGTCACCGTATGCGTCACGGTCACGGTTTCCGTCACCGTTGGTGGGGCTGCCGGTTCCTTCTTGTCCGTGGATTCGGGTTCCGTGGAGGTTGGGGTGCTTGTCGACGTCTGCGTGGTCGGCTTCTCATCGCGCTCAGCACGCCCATCACGGCGGTCTAGTTCAGCGACCAGGTTGCGGGCCTCTGCAAGCAGGGAGCGGGTGGCATCCATGTCGCCTTCCCCGGCCTTACTATCGATTTCCTCCAGCGTGGAGGCAAGCTCCACAACCCGGGCTTCCTGCGCGGACTGCGCCGGGCCGAGGAACGCGAAACCGCCGATAGCCATAACGATTGATGCAGCTGCAGCGCCGATTACTCCCGCGACTGGGGCACTCATTGGCTTCCGGGTGCGCCTACCACGCCGGCCTCGGCGTTCCGACAACTCGTCTGCTGGGAGGCCTGCAGCATCTTCCCCCTTCTGGGCATCCACAAGCACGTCCGGGTTAAAGGGGGCGTGGGGGGCGCGGGCGTCGTCGCGAAGCGAAGCCAACAGCTGGCCTAACTCATCATCAGGGGTGCGTCCCCGCCCGATGGCGTCGAGTGCTGCATCATCGTCGAACAATGCACGCAGCTGATCCGGACCATCCTGTCCGCGATGTGTCATCGACTATTCTCCCTTTTCCAACATGGTGCGCAACGTTGCTAATGCGCGGTGTTGCGCAACCCGCACAGCGCCTGGCGTCGAGCCCACAATCTGCGCAGTTTCCTCCGCGGTCATCCCCTCCACAACGCGGAGAATAATGATGTCGCGAGCCTTCTCACTTAAACCATCGAGAAGTCGGCGCATAGTGTTACTTCCGTCGACTTCCAGGGCATAATCCTCCGGAAGATCACGGTGACTCGTGTGCTCAGGCACCTCCTCCACCGGCTGCATCGCGTCGCGGCCCATGAATCGGTGCGCGTCGGCAACCTTGTGGGAGGCGATCCCGTACACGTACGCCATGAATGGCCGGCCCCGGTCCACGTACCGGCCGATGGACTGCGCCACCGCCAGGCAGACTTCCTGCGCCACGTCCTCCGCAGTGGGTGTCCTTCCCCCTCCGATGCGAGCGCGCGCATACCGCAATACGGGCGGGTAAATCTCCTGGAGAAGGTGGTGTAGCGCCTTTTTATCCCCACCGACTGCGGCGACGACGTACTCTTCGACGTCGTTGACAACCACCGACGAAGCCTGAGCGCTCGAATGCTCGTCCGCTGCGCCCACAGCCTCGCCTCCTCTCCGCATGAATAACTCCCGCCATTATCGCATACGAGACCACAAACCAACATAGCGGGGCACAGGGGCTGGGAACTTCGACCGCTACACGACGTCCACGCTCCCCGCAGGCCGAGTAGCCAAGAATTCACCCACTATTCATCTTCGCCGCATTGGTAGTATTTATGCAGGTGAAGGCGGGTTACACCTGCTAAGTTTTGGAGAAATTACTTCGCATATCCGCGGATTTCATAGGAAATTAACGTTCAGTTAGCAACCGTTCACATCGCTGCGCCACCCTACTCACTGTCCCCCGCACCGGCCACAACTCGGCCGAGCACCGGCCAAACGTGGCCGAATAGTGGCACAGAAATGGAGAAAACGACGTGACTGCCCCTTCAGTCCTCCCCGGACCCAACGCAGACTTCTGGGACTGGCAACTACACGGCGCCTGCCGAGGCAAAGACTCCGACGTGTTCTACCACCCAGACGGCGAACGAGGGCGGGCGCGGTGGCGTCGAGAAGCACAAGCCAAGGCCATCTGCCGTGGCTGTCCTGTCCTCTCGCAGTGCCGTGAGCACGCCCTCGCCGTGGCCGAGCCCTACGGCATCTGGGGTGGATTAAGCGAGGGCGAGCGCAACGACATCTTGCGCGGGCGCACGCGCGTGACCGCATAGCGCCGAATCATTGCCCCGCACAGCAGAAAGCCCGCACTGTTCCTGCAGAACCGTGCGGGCTTAAACGCGTAGTAGCCCTTAGTGGGCGTGGCCGTGGCCAGCTGCCTGCTCCTCGGGATCTGCGGGCTTATCCACAACAGATGCTTCGGTGGTCAGGACCATGCGGGCAACGGACGAAGCGTTGACCACTGCGGAGTGGGTTACCTTGACGGGGTCGATAATGCCCTGTTCAATAAGGTTTCCGTACTCGAGGGTCGCGGCGTTGTAGCCTTCGCCGTTGGGTAGTTCAGCAATCTTGGAGGTCACGACTGCGCCATCGACACCAGCGTTTTCTGCGATCCAGAACGCTGGCTTGGACAGTGCGCGGGACAATGCCAAGACACCGACCTTAATTTCGCCATCGAACTGCGCGGCGTATTCGCGCAGTTCCTCAGCAATCTGGACGAGTGCGGAACCGCCACCAGCGATGATGCCTTCCTGCGCTGCAGCACGTGCAGCGTTGATGGCGTCCTCGACGCGCAGCTTGCGCTCGCCAACCTCGGTCTCGGTTGCTGCACCGACGCGGATCACTGCGACGCCACCGGACAGCTTGGCCAGGCGCTCTTCCGCCTTTTCCTTGTCCCAGGTGGAGTCGGTGTTTTCGATCTCGCGACGGATCTGCTCGCGGCGTGCCTCGACAGCTTCCGCGGAGCCAGCACCCTCAACCAGAACGGTCTCGTCCTTGGTTACCGTGATGCGGCGTGCAGAACCCAGCACGTCCAGGCCAGCCTCCTGCAGGGTGACACCAACCTCAGGGTCGATGACCGTTGCGTCGGTGACAACTGCCAGATCATCCATGAATGCCTTGCGGCGCTCCCCGAAGTACGGTGCCTTCACCGCGACGACCTGCAGGGTCTTGCGGATGGAGTTCACAACCAGGGTGGACAGCGGTTCGCCGTCGACGTCCTCGGCCATGATCAGGGTGGGCTTGCCGGTCTGCGCGATCTGCTCGAGCAGCGGCAGGAACTCTGGCAGGGAGGAAATCTTGTTGCGCACCAGGAGGACCTGTGCGTTTTCCAGGACTGCCTGACCAGACTCCGGGTCGGTGACGAAGTACGGCGAGAGGTAACCCTTGTCGAAGGAAATGCCTTCGGTAATGTCCAGGGTGGACTCGATGGTCTGGGATTCCTCGACGGTCACCACGCCGTCCTTGCCCACCTTGTCCATGGCGCCAGCGACAATGTCGCCGACAACCTGGTCGCGGGAGGACACGGTCGCTACGTTTGCAATATCTGCGGTGGTGGAAACAGGGGTTGCACGCTCGCGCAACTTCTCCACGACCAGCTCAACACCCTTGGAGATGCCCTTGTTCAGCTCTACCGGGTTTGCGCCGGCTGCGACGTTGCGCAGGCCCTCAGCAACGAGTGCCTGTGCCAGCAGCGTTGCGGTGGTAGTGCCGTCGCCGGCAATGTCGTTGGTCTTAATCGCAACCGACTTCACCAGCTGTGCGCCCAGGTTCTCGAAGGGATCCTCGAGGTCAATATCACGGGCGATGGTCACGCCGTCGTTCGTGACGGTCGGGCCACCGAAAGCCTTGTCCAGGACCACATTGCGGCCGCGCGGGCCCAAGGTGACCTTGACTGCATCAGCCAGCTTATCGACGCCCCGCTGGATGCCTTCGCGTGCTTCTTGATCAAATGCAATAAGTTTTGCCATGTGGCACCGCCTTACTTGCCGACGGTTGCGAGGATGTCGCGTGCGGAAAGAATGAGGTATTCCTCGCCGTTGTACTTAATTTCGGTTCCGCCGTACTTGGAGAAGATCACGACGTCGCCTTCCTTGACGTCGACAGGGATGCGCTCGCCCTTGTCGTCGAAGCGGCCTGGGCCGACTGCGATGACGGTTGCTTCCTGCGGCTTCTCCTGCGCGGAATCTGGGATAACAAGACCGGAGGCCGTGGTGGTTTCGGCCTCGTTAATCTGAACCAAGATGCGGTCTTCAAGTGGGGTGATGTTGACGTTTGCCACTGTCATTCCTCCAGTGTGTTTCATTAGTGAATCTGTGCTGAGGCGGAACCTCAAAAAATGGCCCCGCTTCTGTTTGGCACTCTACCCCTGCGAGTGCTAGGTTTCAACAACACTCGGCCCACAGTGCGGAAACGGCGTCTAGTAGGCCTCGAGGTTCACCACCGCGTTGTGCCACAGCTGGAATTCCTGCGGGAAATCCGCCTTATAATTCTCCACCGCGCGCGCCGCTTGAGCAATGCCTTCTGCAATTTCTTCCTCCGACGCAGCGAAGAATACGGCCACGCCCGCGACCGCTTGGGTGGGGTCCAAGAAAAAGCGAGAGTTACCCGTCGCTGCTTCCAGCCGCGCCAACGATGCAATCGCATTCGGCTCCGAACCAGGCTCGGGAGCGGCGCTAAAAACCATGCGGCATGAGGTGGTTTCTTCACTAAACGCTGCCGCTGCCATCTCGGGCTCGGGACCAACGACGGTCAGTGGATTGGCAGCATCGAAAGAGATGGCTTCGGTACGCCCATCGGGGTGAACTAGGATTCCGGCGGTCATATTTCTCCAGTCTGGGTAGAAACATTGTAAGCCCTTCGCGTGAAGCGATAGGTGCAGGTCATCGACTACCGTAAGGCTTCCGACGGCCACCCGCAGCGCATGCCACAAAGATTTCACCCAGCCGTCATCTGGCGTTTATCTGACCCTACTGCCTCCTAGTTCACAATCGGGGTCTCAACCTCTAGCGAGGGGTTACAACCCACAGTCAGGTCAGAGGGCTGCGCGCCCGCATGAATAAGCTCCGCGGCCAGCGTTGCGATCATCAGCCCGTTATCCGTGCACAAGGAGAACTTGGGTACCCGCAGCTCAATCCCAGCGGCTGCGCAGCGCTCTTCCGCCAGTCCACGCAGCCGTGAATTCGCGGCCACACCACCACCGAGGAGTAGCACCCGGGCTGCCGTATCTTCGCAGGCCCGCACGGCTTTCATCGTGAGAACATCAGCTACCGCCTCTTGGAAGGACGCACACACGTCCTCAACGCTGATGACCTCGCCTTCGCGTTCAGCCTTCTCCACGTAGCGCGCCACGGCCGTCTTCAAACCAGAGAAAGAGAAATCATGGCGGTGCCCTTTTTCCTCATCAACCCTGCGCGTCAAAGCGCGCGGGAAACGGATCGCCTTCGGATTGCCGCGCTGTGCCAACTTGTCGATAACCGGACCACCCGGGTACCCCAGCCCGAGGAGTCGTGACACTTTGTCGTATGCCTCGCCGGCGGCGTCGTCAAGCGTGCTTCCCAGCTCCCGCATGGGCTTGCCCACCGCGTCGACCTCGAGCAGCTGCGTGTGCCCGCCGGAGACCAACAGCGCCACCGCATGCGGCAGGGTCTGCCCCTCCAAGTTCGCCACAGCGACGTGCCCACCCAGGTGGTTCACACCGTAGAAAGGAACGCCCCACGCCGCGGCATAAGCCTTCGCCGCCGAGGCTCCTACCAGCAAAGCACCAGCTAGACCAGGCCCTACGGTCGCGGCCACCGCATCAGGCTTATCGACGCCCACCTGCTGCAAAGCTTCACCCATCACCGGGATCATGGCCTCTAGGTGCGCACGCGATGCAATCTCCGGGACCACTCCCCCGAAGCGGGCGTGCTGCTCCATCGACGAAGCCACAACGTTCGCCAACGGCTCGAGCGCGCCGTCTTCGTGCAAGTTAAGGATGCCCACGGCGGTTTCGTCGCAGGAGCTTTCAATTCCGGCAATAATCATCTACGCATTCTCCTTGAGGGCCTCGTTGGGGCGAGGTTCGCGTTTCATAGTGTAGGCATCAGCATGAGATTGCGGGTAATAGTTCTTCCGAATCCCGAGGCGTACGAAACCAGCTTTTTCGTAGAGCCCGACTGCTGGGGCGTTATCAGTGCGGACCTCGAGGAATATGGGCCCGCCGGCGGCGTCAGCAATATCTGTGAGCTGGTCTAAGAGCGCCGTCCCCAGGCCATGCCCCTGGTAGGCGGGATCCACGCCAATCGTGTGTACTTCAAACTCCGGGAAGGCCTGCGGCCCGGCCTGGGAGAGGCCAGCGTAGCCCACGAGTTTTCCTTCGATGGTTGCGCCAAGATACGTGTTACGCGGCTGGATTAGTTCGTGCTCGAAGGCTTCCTTGGGCCACGGGGAGTCACCGGGGAATAGGATTTCCTCCAACTCCGCACAGCGCCCCGCATCCGCCTTCGTGAGCGGGCGAAACTCTGGCTTAGAGTGCGACATCAGGAATCGCCGCCGACTTTGGCTGCTGCTTCGGCGGGACCGCATCCGGGCGACGCAGGTACAACGGCTCCAGCGGGCCGGGCTCAGAGTTCAGGTCGGCGGTAGCGACCAAGCCGGCAGCACTCAGCTTCGGCTCGCGGGTAGGTACCTGCTGCCACTGCTCCGGGAGCTGCGTGGCCAACTTTTCCGGGATGACCACACATTCCGTCAGCGGACTGTCCAGGTTGCCCGGGCGGACCACATCCGGGCCACTCGTGCGGGCGCCATCGGCGTAGGCTGCCCAGTAGATTTCACGACGGCGCGCATCGGTGGCCACCAACGCGGACCCCTCCAGCTGCATGGTCGCTGCAATCGCGTCATGGGTACACACACCCCACACCGGGATCCCGCGCGCATGGCCAATCGCAGCGGCCGTGACCATACCCACGCGCAAACCCGTGAACGGACCGGGACCCACGCCCACCACAATTCCCCCAAGATCGGCGTACTCACAGCCAGCCTCCGCCAAGACCTTATTAATGGTGGGAACCAGGAGCTCATTATGGCCCTTCACATGCGGCTCAAAAGCCTCAGCGACTGCAGCACCGGTCTCCGTTGACACCACTCCCACGATGAGATCTGGGGTGGCGGTATCCACAGCTAAAATTAACACGCACCCAGCATAGCCCCCATGCGGGCGGACTTAGCGGGCGCGGGTGCCGTCGAAAAGCTCAAAAAGGCGAGCCAACACCTTCCCGCCAGAAACCCGCAGACCGTCGTGGGCATATTCGCTGGTCACCCAGTTCTTCACCCGCGGCATCAGGCGCGAGGTCGCAAGGGAGGTCTCCAGCGGAACAAAAATGTCATCCACATAAATCGCCGCCGCGCCGGGAACCTGCGAGGCTCGCAACAAATCAGCATCGTAGAGTTGCGGCCACGGATGATTCGCCAATATGCCCGCTACTTTCTTCCACGGCTTCCAGCCGGGCACCGTGTTAAACCACGCAGGATCCACGTGCTCGGCAGTCATCACCGGCTTCTCCGAGACACGGCTGGCGGCCCAACTCGTAGCCTGCCCATCGGCCCAGCACGATTCATGCAACACCCCATACAGCGGGTTCCGGGGACTATACGGAAGGGCATCGGCCAGGTCGTACAGGAACCGGTCACTGCCCATGTCTTGGTCTAAAAGCCCGTGCAGGCGCTGCCACCCATGCGTCGAACCCAATAACATGCCCAACGACTTCAGACGCGACACACTGACCACCTCCCCCGTGGGCAGCACGATGTCTCCCTTCATGGCCTGCAAAAGAAGGTCATCCCACACACTGCGATGGAACGGGAACCGGGTGAAATAGCGGTCTGCCTCCACATCCACAGCAGCTAACGTGCGGCGATACACATCCTCAACCGAGTGGCCCAAAGCCGGCAGCCCACCGGTAAAGAAGACAGCTGAAAGAGATTGCGGATGGCTCATGCAATAGTGCGCCGACGTAAACCCACCAAAAGATTGGCCCAGCAATGCCCACTGCTCCACGCCCAAGAAAGTGCGCAACGCCTCAGCGTCGCGCACGATGGCGTCCGCGCGGAAATGCGTGAGGTACTCCGCAACCTCGGCGGCCGTGCCCTGATCTAAAATGCGCGAATCAATGGGCGAGGATTCACCCGTACCCCGCTGGTCCATGAAGACCACCTGGTAACGCTCCAAAGCCACGGGCAACCACGACGGCTGCGACGGATCATGGAACGGGCGCGGGGCCTCCATCCCAGGACCGCCCTGCAGAAAAAGGAGGTACGGGAGGTCCTCCCCACCCTTCCGGGACACGATTCGGCTAGCAACAGAAAGCTCGGTCCCCACAGGTCCGTCCGCACCACCCGGACGGACCGGCTGCGTGATGTGAACTTCCCGGTAGAAAAGGGAACCGAGCTGATATTTTTTAGTAAACGTGACCGCTGGCAGAGATGTCATTTTCCACAGTGTAGTGTGGCTGCCACCGTTGGTCTAGGGAATGTCCGAGGTCGGCCTCGGCCGACCTCGGGAAAGCGCTTATGCAAGCAGGAGCAACAGCAACATCTGCGACACAATAATCTTGCCGATCATCGCCGTTGGGTAGACCGTCGCATAGCCACGCTGGGCCAACTCCGTGCCAGTCTGACCATTGAGGTACGCAATAATCGCCGGGTTCGTACAGATACCCGCGGCCACGCCCATGGCCTCATCCCAGCGCAGCTTGAGCAGGTACATGCCCACGACGATCGACAGCGCGCATACAGCGATGGTCAGAATGAAACCAACACCGATGTACACCAGGGACTTCGGGTCCGTCATAGCGGAACGGAAACCAGCACCCGCGCTCGTACCCACGCCAGCCAAGAACAGCGAGAGCCCCAGCGCCGAAATCGTGCGGTTTGCGTGGTACGGAACCTGCCAGCTGACCTTGCCCGTACGGTTCAACGCACCGAAGATAAGGCCCGCGACGATAGGACCGCCACCGCCGCCGAGCGACAGCACATGACCACCCGGAAGTGGAATCGGAACGAAGCCCAACAGCAAACCAACAAGCAGACCGAACATAAACGGCAGCAAGTCCACGTTCGCCAACTTGCTTTCACTGTCACCGAAGAGCTTATGCACCTTTGGCATATGCTCCGGGGCGGCAATCACGCGGATGCGGTCCGAGTACTGCAGCGTCTCATGCGGGTCCGGGACGACCTCCGTATCGCCACGGCGCAGGCGGGCAATACTGAAACCATTAGCGTACGGATCCAGCTGGCCAATCTGCATGCCAGCAATCTTCGGAGAAGAGATGGTCACCGAAGCAAATTCCAGGCCATCGCGGGGCAGATCCACCGAAGTTTCTTCGCCCAACTGCGGGAACGCGGCGTCGAGAGCCTCCGCAGTGCCGTTGACCATAATTTCCATACCCGGGTGCAGGGGCTCGGCCGGGTTGGCCAGGCGATGCGTCTTGCCCTCGATGACGCGGGTGCCGACGATCCGCTGCCCCGTCAACTGCGCCAAACGACGAACAGTCGGCGACGGCGCACCAGCAGGTGCCTCCGGATCCGCAGCCGTACCCTTCAGCGCGGCTGCGTGCTCCGCGATGCGCACGGTGCGCCATTCCAGCGGCGCAGCAATAAGACCTTCATCTTTTGCGTCCTTGACGTGGTCAACCTTGAGAATCGCGGCACCCACGGCAGCGATAATGATGCACGCCAGCACTGCACCGGGATAGACCAGCGAATAGCCGACGACGGCATCGGCGGCGCGGCCCATATCAATGTCTTCCATTGCGGCCACGATCGCCGCCATACCTGGCGTGGAAGTCAACGCGCCGGCGAACATACCGGCACCAGAGACTTCATCCAAGCTAAAGCTACGCACGAGCCCGTAGGCCAGGCCACCGAGCGCCACCACGGCAATGGCGGTGAACAGGGTCAGACGCCAGCCACGGGTGCGGAATTCGCGGAAGAATTGT
Encoded here:
- the guaB gene encoding IMP dehydrogenase; this encodes MAGQDGRVHTGGDDPNKIILNGLTFDDVLLLPAESNIVPSEVETSSQFTRNIRLGIPIASAAMDTVTESRMAIAMARQGGIGVLHRNLSSQEQAEQVEIVKRSESGMVTDPVTCTPDMTIGEVDALCARYRISGLPVVDGDGVLLGICTNRDMRFEPDVNRVVSEVMTSMPLVVAHEGVTKDEALALLSANKVEKLPIVDKQNKLVGLITVKDFVKTEQYPNASKDASGRLLVAAGIGTGEESYERAGMLVDAGVDVLVVDSAHAHNNRVLEMVSRVQKDFGDRVDIIGGNLATREAAKAMIDAGADAIKVGIGPGSICTTRVVAGVGAPQITSILEASVPAKAAGVPVIADGGMQFSGDIAKALAAGADTVMLGSMLAGTAEAPGDIVVVGGKQYKRYRGMGSMGAMQGRGLTGEKRSYSKDRYFQADVKSEDKLVPEGIEGRVPFRGSIDAITHQMVGGLRAAMGYTGSANIAELQTKRFVQITAAGLKESHPHDITQTVEAPNYR
- a CDS encoding sigma-70 family RNA polymerase sigma factor; amino-acid sequence: MRRGGEAVGAADEHSSAQASSVVVNDVEEYVVAAVGGDKKALHHLLQEIYPPVLRYARARIGGGRTPTAEDVAQEVCLAVAQSIGRYVDRGRPFMAYVYGIASHKVADAHRFMGRDAMQPVEEVPEHTSHRDLPEDYALEVDGSNTMRRLLDGLSEKARDIIILRVVEGMTAEETAQIVGSTPGAVRVAQHRALATLRTMLEKGE
- a CDS encoding DUF7547 family protein; protein product: MTHRGQDGPDQLRALFDDDAALDAIGRGRTPDDELGQLLASLRDDARAPHAPFNPDVLVDAQKGEDAAGLPADELSERRGRRGRRTRKPMSAPVAGVIGAAAASIVMAIGGFAFLGPAQSAQEARVVELASTLEEIDSKAGEGDMDATRSLLAEARNLVAELDRRDGRAERDEKPTTQTSTSTPTSTEPESTDKKEPAAPPTVTETVTVTHTVTPSPAPQPAPASSTPAPRPQTSPSASPTATPTQPAPDVPSPAAPAPAEQSPAGE
- a CDS encoding GuaB3 family IMP dehydrogenase-related protein, giving the protein MRDYVDIGLNKRARRVYGLSDISIVPNRRTRSSKDVDTTWHIDAYRFDIPLISHPTDALASPEFVIEMGKQGGLGVINAEGLWGRHRDLDAAIAQVLEAAQNEREGSESNKVLQELHAAPLDLDLLTERIQQVRESGVTVAVRVSPQHARELAEPVIKAGAELLIIQGTVTSAEHVDSTGEALNLKDFIGKLDVPVIAGGVTDYTTALHMMRTGAVGVIVGGGANTNDIALGIETPLATAIADVAAARREYLDETEGRYVHIIADDEFYTSGDVVKALACGADAVMLGALLSTANEAAGKGAYWPTAAAHPRYPRGWVETNDFGFDLAPLEVILHGPSADPMGRHNIVGGLRRAMAKCGYTDVKSFQKVELNVLR
- a CDS encoding WhiB family transcriptional regulator encodes the protein MTAPSVLPGPNADFWDWQLHGACRGKDSDVFYHPDGERGRARWRREAQAKAICRGCPVLSQCREHALAVAEPYGIWGGLSEGERNDILRGRTRVTA
- a CDS encoding DUF5319 domain-containing protein, whose protein sequence is MYNELPPDPFANDPNDPANLFDDFSEPAAPPLTPEDFLALHNDLQSVAEFKKLLRPRGIEGVFFYCEDCEEVHYFDWDIIESNLKATIANSLAPVHEPSVEPDPNRYVPWDYALGYLHGLQDTN